From the genome of Lotus japonicus ecotype B-129 chromosome 6, LjGifu_v1.2, one region includes:
- the LOC130722944 gene encoding pentatricopeptide repeat-containing protein At1g79540, producing MSLRKAFELPRVFRRAHRTLSTTASTSDERVSDPIPPPQLDLRFCIWVALKFETLRIPEPYNTVTESLCTANWLSLYWEALQLLKKSGVVITSESVRFLIRGYCKMGLIHEALEAFGRMRELDCEPDAHAYNTLLRAVLSRGIFLLARALYNMMLKSNCLPTDYTYNLLIDGYCKDGNIKSALDMLHEMELNNLSPTAVTFTTIISGLCRGKNVDEAHKLFNTMKERGFQRDLATFNVLLNGFCKQGKLEEAVSLLRLLERDGRGIRLSGYSSLIDGFFKARRYNEAHSLYGRMIKGGILPDVILYAIMLRGLSNEGRVGEAVKMFAEMIQRGLLPDAHCYNAIIKGFCDIGQLDHARSLHVEISGHDGLHDTCTHTILICEMCKKGMVREAQEMFNQMEKLGCFPSAVTFNALINGLCKAGKLDEAHLLFYKMEIGKSPSLFFRLAQGSDHVSDSVSLQKKVEHMCEAGQTLNAYKLLTQLADSGVVPDIKTYNILINSFCKAGNMNGAFKLFKDLQLKGLSPDSVTYGTLIDGLYRVEREEDAFKIRDHMLKHVCEPSFAVYKALMTWLCRGKKISLAFSLYLEYLKSLPGRDNDSINALEEYFMKGEVERAIRGLLELDFRFRDFNLAPYSILLIGFCQAKKVDEALIIFSVLDEFNININPTSCVHLISGLCAKRNLYDAVVIFLYSLDKGFELGPKICKELLECLLVSQDKRKYAIDLIGRMKSRGYRLHKYQYRQTISLLQQLQEGKAVKLFSEDNTD from the coding sequence ATGTCGCTGAGGAAAGCATTCGAGCTTCCCCGCGTGTTCCGCCGCGCTCACAGAACGCtctccaccaccgcctccacctccGATGAACGTGTCTCCGATCCAATCCCGCCGCCGCAGCTGGATCTTCGTTTCTGCATCTGGGTTGCGCTCAAGTTCGAGACCCTTCGCATTCCCGAGCCCTATAACACGGTAACTGAGTCCCTCTGCACTGCCAACTGGCTCTCTCTTTACTGGGAAGCTCTTCAGCTTCTTAAGAAATCTGGTGTTGTAATCACTTCTGAATCTGTTAGGTTTTTGATTAGGGGGTATTGCAAAATGGGTCTTATTCATGAGGCATTAGAGGCATTTGGTAGAATGCGTGAGTTAGATTGTGAGCCTGATGCTCATGCATATAACACCCTTTTGAGAGCTGTGTTGAGTAGAGGCATTTTTTTGCTGGCTCGCGCGCTGTATAATATGATGCTCAAGTCCAATTGTTTACCTACTGATTATACTTATAATCTGTTGATTGATGGGTACTGTAAAGATGGGAACATTAAGAGTGCACTTGATATGCTCCATGAGATGGAGCTGAATAATCTGTCTCCGACCGCTGTCACGTTTACCACTATTATTTCTGGTCTGTGTCGGGGGAAGAATGTGGATGAGGCGCACAAGTTGTTTAACACGATGAAAGAAAGAGGGTTCCAGCGTGATTTGGCCACGTTTAATGTTTTGCTTAATGGGTTTTGCAAGCAGGGCAAATTGGAGGAAGCAGTTTCACTTCTGCGATTGTTGGAGAGAGATGGGCGTGGTATTCGATTAAGTGGCTATAGTTCTCTGATTGATGGTTTTTTTAAGGCTAGGAGATATAATGAAGCACATTCGTTGTATGGGAGGATGATTAAGGGGGGCATTCTGCCAGATGTCATTTTGTATGCCATTATGCTACGTGGTCTGTCAAATGAGGGAAGGGTTGGTGAAGCTGTTAAGATGTTTGCCGAGATGATTCAGAGAGGCCTTCTTCCTGATGCTCATTGTTACAATGCAATAATTAAAGGTTTTTGTGACATTGGTCAATTGGATCACGCACGATCTCTTCACGTTGAGATTTCTGGGCATGATGGGTTACATGACACTTGCACGCATACCATTCTCATCTGTGAAATGTGTAAGAAAGGAATGGTTAGGGAGGCACAGGAAATGTTTAATCAGATGGAGAAGCTTGGTTGTTTTCCTTCAGCTGTGACCTTCAACGCCCTTATAAATGGACTGTGCAAGGCTGGTAAACTTGACGAGGCACACCTTCTATTTTATAAGATGGAGATTGGGAAAAGTCCTTCATTATTCTTCCGGCTTGCTCAGGGTTCTGATCATGTTTCTGATAGTGTCAGTCTCCAGAAGAAGGTGGAGCACATGTGTGAGGCAGGACAAACTTTGAATGCTTACAAGCTTCTCACTCAACTAGCTGATAGTGGGGTTGTGCCTGACATTAAGACATACAACATTCTTATCAACAGCTTTTGCAAGGCTGGCAACATGAATGGTGCTTTCAAGCTTTTCAAGGATCTGCAACTCAAGGGGCTTTCACCTGATTCTGTCACTTATGGGACACTTATTGATGGACTTTACAGGGTTGAAAGAGAAGAGGATGCCTTTAAGATTCGTGATCACATGCTGAAGCATGTGTGTGAACCTAGCTTTGCAGTTTATAAAGCGCTTATGACTTGGTTGTGTAGAGGGAAGAAGATTTCACTGGCCTTCAGTCTTTATTTGGAATATTTGAAGAGCCTTCCTGGTCGCGATAATGATTCGATCAATGCTTTGGAGGAATATTTTATGAAAGGAGAAGTGGAACGAGCAATTCGAGGTTTATTAGAACTAGACTTCAGGTTTAGAGATTTTAATTTAGCTCCATATTCAATTCTGCTTATTGGATTCTGTCAGGCCAAAAAAGTTGATGAAGCGTTGATTATATTTTCTGTTCTTGATGAGtttaatatcaatatcaatcctACAAGCTGTGTGCATTTGATCTCTGGTCTCTGTGCGAAACGGAATCTGTATGATGCAGTAGTCATTTTTCTTTACAGTCTTGACAAAGGTTTTGAGTTGGGGCCAAAAATTTGTAAAGAGCTCCTCGAATGTCTTCTGGTTTCCCAAGATAAAAGGAAGTACGCCATTGATCTCATAGGAAGGATGAAATCTCGTGGATACCGTTTACATAAATATCAGTATCGCCAGACAATATCCCTTTTACAACAATTACAGGAAGGGAAAGCAGTAAAATTGTTCTCAGAAGATAACACTGATTGA
- the LOC130723930 gene encoding zinc finger protein CONSTANS-LIKE 9: protein MGYMCDFCGDQRSMVYCRSDAACLCLSCDRNVHSANALSRRHSRTLLCERCNSQPAFVRCTEEKVSLCQNCDWVGHGASTSSTHKRQPINCYSGCPAASELSSIWSFVDDIPSMSDSTCEQELGLMSINENRGENGWVPPENQNVSGSDQGTDLPGSDKRWIGTSSKPELSSEPRVQDQPAGPSNEYLPKLYCHATKCASIREDDDLYGDFNMDEVDLNFENYEELFGMALTHSESLFENGGFDSLFGEKDVSPGDSNCQDGIAAEGSYNGQVNAVQPACSNTASADSAWSAKTEPILCFTPRHGQSNLSFSGINEEISGGDHQDCGASSMLPMGEPPWFTPCSESNQHSANRSNAVMRYKEKKKTRKFDKRVRYASRKARADVRRREKGRFVKAGETYDYDPLSPTRSY, encoded by the exons ATGGGTTATATGTGTGATTTTTGTGGGGACCAGAGGTCCATGGTGTACTGCCGCTCTGACGCTGCGTGCTTATGCTTGTCATGCGATCGAAATGTTCATTCCGCGAACGCCCTTTCAAGGCGGCATTCAAGGACCCTTTTATGTGAGAGATGCAATTCACAACCTGCCTTTGTAAGGTGCACTGAAGAGAAAGTTTCACTTTGTCAGAATTGTGACTGGGTGGGTCACGGTGCCTCTACATCTTCAACACATAAGAGGCAACCAATCAATTGCTACTCTGGATGCCCCGCAGCATCTGAGCTATCTTCTATATGGTCATTTGTGGATGATATCCCTTCTATGAGCGACTCTACATGTGAGCAAGAACTTGGTTTGATGAGTATTAATGAGAACCGTGGCGAGAATGGTTGGGTTCCTCCAGAAAACCAGAATGTGTCTGGTTCAGATCAAGGTACTGATTTACCTGGTTCGGATAAGCGCTGGATTGGTACATCTTCAAAGCCTGAGTTAAGCTCTGAACCTCGTGTTCAGGACCAGCCAGCTGGACCTTCAAATGAATATCTGCCAAAG TTATACTGTCATGCTACAAAATGCGCTTCAATACGTGAAGATGATGATCTGTATGGTGATTTCAACATGGATGAAGTCGATCTAAATTTTGAGAACTACGAAGAACTTTTTGGTATGGCCCTCACTCATTCTGAATCGCTTTTCGAAAATGGTGGATTTGATAGCTTGTTTGGGGAAAAGGATGTGTCTCCTGGAGATTCTAATTGTCAGGATGGTATTGCTGCAGAG GGGTCATACAATGGACAGGTCAATGCAGTGCAACCAGCATGCAGCAATACAGCATCTGCAGATTCCGCATGGAGCGCTAAGACCGAGCCAATTCTGTGTTTTACGCCGAGGCATGGCCAatcaaacctttcattttctgGCATTAATGAAGAGATCAGCGGCGGCGACCATCAAGATTGTGGGGCTTCTTCAATGCTTCCCATGGGAGAACCTCCGTGGTTTACACCTTGTTCTGAGAGTAACCAACATTCGGCCAACCGCAGTAATGCTGTCATGCGTTATAAGGAGAAAAAGAAGACACGCAA GTTCGACAAAAGAGTGAGGTATGCCTCTCGCAAGGCTAGGGCTGATGTTCGAAGGCGCGAGAAGGGCCGGTTTGTGAAAGCCGGGGAAACCTATGATTATGACCCTTTGAGCCCAACCAGAAGCTACTGA